A single Defluviitalea saccharophila DNA region contains:
- a CDS encoding alpha/beta-type small acid-soluble spore protein → MASRNRKAVPQARAALDQFKYEVANEIGVPLKQGYNGDLTSAQAGSIGGYMVKKMIEQQEQQMAGHTNL, encoded by the coding sequence ATGGCAAGCAGAAATAGAAAAGCAGTTCCTCAAGCTAGAGCAGCTTTAGATCAATTCAAATATGAAGTTGCAAATGAAATTGGAGTACCTTTAAAACAAGGATATAATGGCGATTTAACATCCGCTCAAGCTGGTTCTATCGGTGGATATATGGTTAAAAAAATGATTGAACAACAAGAACAGCAAATGGCAGGTCATACAAATCTTTAA
- the rsgA gene encoding ribosome small subunit-dependent GTPase A → MITGTIVKGIAGFYYVKAEDKIFECKARGKFRNVNLIPYIGDLVRIVPEENQVTGSIVEILPRKNLLIRPPVANIDQAIIVFAAKSPDPNLQLLDRFLVLVEEQNLDICICINKIDIDMEKDYEAIKDVYEKAGYKVIVTSTVSNTGIEEIKNELRNRTTVFAGPSGVGKSSLLNKVDPHLKLKTGDISQKVKRGKHTTRHVELLPFKEGGFVLDTPGFSSLSLENIAPNMLQNYFREFNTYRAYCKFSECSHIHEPQCMVKQKLDEGIIDKGRYERYKLIYNELESAKQRRW, encoded by the coding sequence ATGATCACAGGAACTATTGTCAAAGGGATTGCTGGATTTTATTATGTTAAGGCTGAAGATAAAATATTTGAATGCAAGGCAAGAGGCAAATTTAGGAATGTTAATCTAATTCCCTATATAGGTGATTTAGTAAGGATTGTTCCTGAAGAGAATCAAGTGACCGGAAGCATTGTTGAAATATTGCCAAGAAAAAACCTCTTAATTCGGCCGCCGGTTGCAAATATAGATCAGGCGATTATTGTTTTTGCAGCCAAAAGTCCGGATCCCAATCTCCAACTTTTAGATAGATTCTTAGTATTGGTCGAAGAACAAAATTTAGACATCTGCATATGTATTAATAAAATAGATATAGACATGGAAAAAGACTATGAAGCAATTAAAGATGTGTATGAAAAAGCAGGCTATAAAGTTATTGTAACGAGTACAGTCTCAAATACAGGAATTGAAGAGATAAAAAATGAATTAAGGAATAGAACTACCGTTTTTGCAGGTCCTTCCGGGGTAGGAAAATCCTCTTTACTCAATAAAGTTGATCCTCATTTAAAATTAAAAACAGGGGACATTAGTCAAAAGGTAAAGAGAGGGAAACACACGACACGGCATGTTGAACTTCTTCCTTTTAAAGAAGGAGGTTTTGTTTTGGACACTCCGGGCTTTAGTTCTCTTTCTTTAGAAAATATTGCTCCGAATATGCTTCAAAATTATTTTAGAGAATTTAATACCTATAGGGCTTACTGCAAGTTTTCTGAATGCAGTCATATTCACGAGCCTCAATGTATGGTAAAGCAGAAGTTAGATGAAGGTATCATCGATAAAGGAAGATATGAGCGTTATAAACTCATTTATAACGAACTGGAATCAGCAAAACAAAGGAGATGGTAA
- a CDS encoding DAK2 domain-containing protein, with protein MSILSIDGAMLKRMIIAGANHLEKNKQIVDELNVFPVPDGDTGTNMSLTVLAAAREVEKTDSDDVFEVAKAAASGSLRGARGNSGVILSQLFRGFSKGLQNHSNIDTVALAEAFEVGVKTAYKAVMKPKEGTILTVAREATEKALQLSLEIDNIEEFLKEVLAHAHTVLKKTPDMLPVLKQAGVVDAGGRGLLYIIEGALKAINSNEEIHLEENVYAGANKGSFSALSSISNEDITFGYCTEFIINRADNNPSKVNELREFLNTIGDSIVVVDDDEVIKVHVHTDHPGQAIEKGLTLGSLTNMKIDNMREQHSNKVIVEEIKESKPQEKKPIGFIAVSIGEGIQEIFKGLGVDYIIQGGQTMNPSTEDILTAVDKVNAEKVIILPNNKNIILAAEQAQKLSKDKEVFVVPSKTIPQGIAAMIGFEPDHSIDETLESMNESMSYVKTGQITFAVRDTAIGDREIKKGNILGMSEGNIEVVSDQLEEAVFELIDKIVDEDSEIVSIYYGEDVKEEEALKAKEYIEENYPECEVEVHFGGQPLYYYIFSVE; from the coding sequence GTGAGTATTTTATCTATAGATGGTGCTATGCTAAAAAGAATGATTATAGCAGGAGCAAATCATTTAGAAAAAAACAAACAAATTGTAGATGAATTAAATGTATTCCCTGTTCCCGATGGAGATACAGGAACGAACATGTCTTTAACGGTATTGGCAGCAGCAAGAGAAGTAGAAAAAACAGACTCTGATGATGTGTTTGAAGTTGCAAAAGCAGCAGCTTCTGGTTCTTTAAGAGGAGCGAGAGGTAATTCAGGAGTTATTTTATCACAGTTATTCAGAGGATTTTCTAAAGGACTTCAAAATCACAGCAACATAGATACAGTTGCCCTGGCAGAAGCCTTTGAAGTAGGGGTGAAAACTGCTTATAAAGCGGTTATGAAACCAAAAGAAGGAACTATTTTGACAGTAGCACGAGAAGCTACAGAAAAAGCATTGCAATTATCACTAGAAATAGATAATATAGAAGAATTCTTAAAAGAAGTACTTGCCCATGCCCATACTGTTTTGAAAAAAACACCCGATATGCTTCCTGTTTTAAAGCAAGCAGGAGTAGTGGATGCAGGAGGAAGAGGCCTGCTTTATATCATCGAAGGGGCACTGAAGGCAATTAATAGCAATGAAGAAATTCATTTAGAAGAAAATGTTTATGCTGGAGCAAATAAAGGTTCTTTCAGTGCTTTATCTTCTATAAGCAACGAAGATATTACCTTTGGTTATTGTACTGAATTCATTATTAATCGTGCTGATAACAACCCGTCGAAAGTTAATGAATTAAGAGAATTTTTAAATACAATAGGAGATTCTATTGTAGTCGTGGATGATGATGAGGTGATCAAAGTACATGTACATACGGACCACCCGGGACAAGCGATTGAAAAAGGATTAACCCTTGGTTCATTAACGAATATGAAAATTGATAATATGCGCGAACAACACAGCAATAAAGTCATTGTAGAAGAAATAAAAGAATCCAAGCCTCAAGAAAAGAAACCTATAGGGTTTATAGCTGTTTCAATTGGAGAGGGCATCCAGGAAATTTTTAAAGGTCTAGGCGTTGACTATATTATTCAGGGCGGACAAACTATGAACCCTAGTACAGAAGATATTTTAACCGCCGTTGATAAAGTAAATGCAGAAAAAGTCATTATACTTCCTAATAATAAAAATATCATTTTAGCCGCAGAACAAGCACAAAAATTGTCTAAAGACAAGGAAGTTTTCGTCGTGCCTTCTAAAACAATTCCTCAGGGAATAGCAGCAATGATCGGATTTGAGCCTGATCATTCTATCGATGAAACCTTAGAATCAATGAATGAAAGCATGTCTTATGTAAAAACCGGTCAAATTACTTTTGCTGTAAGGGACACTGCAATTGGCGACCGAGAGATTAAAAAAGGCAATATCCTTGGAATGTCAGAAGGCAATATAGAAGTTGTTTCTGACCAATTAGAAGAAGCGGTTTTTGAACTTATAGATAAAATTGTTGACGAAGATAGTGAGATCGTAAGTATATATTATGGAGAAGATGTTAAAGAGGAAGAGGCTTTAAAGGCCAAGGAATACATCGAAGAAAATTATCCTGAATGTGAAGTAGAAGTGCATTTTGGAGGTCAACCATTATATTATTATATTTTCTCAGTAGAATAA
- a CDS encoding thiamine diphosphokinase, which translates to MNVLIFAGGEIRDYSFYKEYVDRANYIICADRGMEHGRILNITPDIIIGDFDSASEESILFFKNKNVPFLTFPSKKDKTDTEISLEYAIEKRPSHIWIAGGLGSRFDHTLGNVHLLYSALQRNVAATLINEYNQIHLINKEIFISGNENDIVSLIPFTMEVRGVCTEGLYYALSNATLTAGSSYGISNVMTSPKARISIQSGLLLVIQSKDN; encoded by the coding sequence ATGAATGTATTAATCTTTGCCGGCGGAGAAATACGGGATTATTCATTTTATAAAGAATATGTTGATCGTGCAAATTATATTATTTGTGCTGACAGAGGGATGGAACATGGAAGAATTCTTAATATTACACCGGATATCATTATAGGAGATTTTGATTCTGCTTCAGAAGAAAGTATTTTATTCTTTAAAAACAAGAATGTTCCTTTTTTAACCTTTCCTTCGAAAAAAGATAAAACTGATACAGAAATTTCATTGGAATACGCCATTGAAAAAAGACCTTCTCATATATGGATTGCCGGAGGATTGGGAAGTCGTTTTGATCATACCCTTGGAAATGTCCATCTCCTGTATTCAGCTTTGCAGCGGAATGTTGCAGCTACATTGATCAATGAATATAATCAAATTCATTTAATCAATAAGGAGATTTTTATTTCTGGAAATGAGAATGACATTGTATCTTTAATACCTTTTACTATGGAGGTAAGGGGAGTATGTACCGAAGGGCTTTATTATGCTTTAAGTAACGCAACTTTAACAGCAGGCAGTTCTTATGGTATTAGTAATGTAATGACTTCTCCAAAAGCCCGTATAAGCATTCAATCAGGTCTTTTATTAGTCATTCAATCCAAGGACAATTAA
- the rsmD gene encoding 16S rRNA (guanine(966)-N(2))-methyltransferase RsmD, protein MRVIAGSAKGHKLKAPKGLETRPTTDKIKESLFNIISPDLYDCSFLDLFSGTGAIGIEALSRGAKKAVFIDKSSVCKKIIEENLLHTKLNHLGAVFQCSVSAGLDLLKEKKETFDIIFMDPPYAQDIIGETIMKIADYGLLNDSGYIIIEHSSEKPITNLDKFQLWKEKNYKTTMMTFLKLREEQI, encoded by the coding sequence TTGAGAGTTATTGCAGGCAGTGCGAAGGGACACAAGTTAAAAGCTCCAAAAGGATTAGAAACCCGTCCGACAACAGATAAAATAAAAGAATCTTTATTTAATATTATATCTCCTGATTTGTATGATTGTTCCTTTCTTGATTTGTTTAGCGGAACTGGTGCCATTGGTATTGAGGCATTAAGCAGAGGAGCAAAGAAAGCAGTATTTATTGATAAGTCTTCCGTATGTAAAAAAATTATTGAGGAAAATCTTTTACATACAAAGTTAAATCATTTAGGAGCTGTATTTCAGTGTAGTGTAAGTGCAGGATTAGATCTTTTAAAAGAAAAAAAAGAAACCTTTGATATTATTTTTATGGATCCTCCTTACGCACAGGATATTATTGGTGAGACAATCATGAAAATCGCTGATTATGGCTTATTAAATGATTCCGGCTATATTATTATTGAGCATTCTTCAGAAAAACCTATTACTAACTTGGACAAGTTCCAATTATGGAAAGAAAAAAACTATAAGACTACTATGATGACTTTCTTAAAACTACGGGAGGAGCAAATATGA
- the rpe gene encoding ribulose-phosphate 3-epimerase — MIKLAPSILSADFSQLKDAVQILDKGGAHLVHIDVMDGHFVPNITLGPPIIESLRKHTKLPFDVHLMISNPDQYLEAFHDAGADLLTVHAEACTHLHRTVQCIKNLGMKAGVALNPATDLSTLKYVLPDIDMVLIMTVNPGFGGQSFIPQCLDKIRELSAYIKENQLSVEIEIDGGANLENAEEIIKAGANILVAGSAVYNTPDPVQTIQEFLKIFNKFGDQ, encoded by the coding sequence ATGATTAAATTGGCACCTTCCATATTATCGGCAGATTTTTCTCAATTAAAAGATGCAGTACAAATACTTGATAAGGGTGGCGCACATCTTGTTCATATTGATGTAATGGATGGACATTTTGTACCTAATATAACCTTAGGGCCACCGATCATTGAAAGTTTAAGAAAGCATACGAAGCTCCCTTTTGATGTTCACTTAATGATCTCCAATCCGGATCAATATTTAGAGGCTTTCCATGATGCAGGGGCTGATCTATTAACCGTACATGCTGAAGCTTGCACACATCTTCATAGAACGGTTCAATGTATTAAAAATTTAGGAATGAAGGCAGGGGTTGCTTTAAACCCTGCAACGGATTTAAGTACTTTAAAATATGTGCTTCCCGATATAGATATGGTTCTTATTATGACCGTTAATCCTGGATTTGGAGGACAAAGCTTTATTCCTCAGTGCTTAGACAAGATTAGAGAATTGTCAGCATATATTAAAGAAAATCAATTGTCTGTAGAGATAGAAATAGATGGAGGAGCCAATTTAGAGAATGCTGAAGAAATCATTAAAGCAGGCGCAAATATTCTGGTAGCCGGCTCAGCTGTTTATAATACCCCTGATCCAGTTCAAACAATACAAGAATTCTTAAAAATTTTTAACAAATTCGGAGATCAATAA
- the recG gene encoding ATP-dependent DNA helicase RecG yields the protein MNLSDPVESIKGVGEQTLKKLNKLNIYTVEDLLYHFPREYEDRSTVRKISEIEYNEVNTIIAKIGMLPQNIKKGRQILTKVNLRDDSGSLFAVWFGQPYLKKQFQLNETYLFSGKVTYKYGQIQMESPDYEKVIEDKNIFTRRIIPLYPSTYKLSQKIIRQLIHNALEETQNQLIEFLPLWIRKKYQLADYNYAINNIHFPESDHSYFVARNRLVFEELFLLQLGLMSIKKQMEQERKGFAFKPISELEDFIRGLPFELTKAQQRVVDEIKEDMSSDKVMNRLVQGDVGSGKTIIAAIALFIAVKNNYQGVMMAPTEVLATQHYQGLMPILEQFNIKTGLLTGSLTKKQKENILKQIAEGDIDIVFGTHALIQENVAFKSLGLVITDEQHRFGVRQRTILSDKGNNPDVLIMTATPIPRTLALILYGDLDISIIDELPPGRQKIDTYSVDSSYRHRVYQFIKKELMSGRQAYIICPMVEESDEQELQSVLSYTEKIKHEFEGYHISYLHGKMKPKEKQKIMEGFLNGEIHILVSTTVIEVGVNVPNATIMLIENAERFGLAQLHQLRGRVGRGKFKSYCILITDSKSKVTMERMKVMKKTNNGFEISETDLQIRGPGEFFGTRQHGLPDLKIANLYKDISVLKKAQEACLEALNMDPYLEREEHKLLKNKVNQLINEKIKDLSL from the coding sequence ATGAATCTTTCAGATCCTGTAGAGTCTATTAAAGGAGTGGGAGAACAGACTTTAAAAAAACTGAATAAATTAAATATATATACCGTGGAGGATCTATTATATCATTTCCCCAGAGAATATGAAGACAGATCAACAGTAAGAAAAATCAGTGAAATAGAATACAATGAAGTGAATACCATTATAGCCAAAATAGGTATGCTGCCTCAAAATATTAAAAAAGGCCGCCAAATTCTTACAAAAGTCAATTTAAGGGATGACAGCGGCAGTTTATTTGCGGTTTGGTTTGGACAACCCTATTTAAAAAAGCAGTTTCAATTAAATGAAACCTATCTCTTTTCCGGAAAAGTAACTTATAAATATGGGCAAATTCAAATGGAATCACCGGACTATGAAAAGGTCATAGAGGATAAAAATATTTTTACAAGGCGAATTATTCCCCTTTATCCCAGTACATATAAATTATCTCAAAAGATTATAAGACAACTTATTCATAATGCCCTGGAAGAAACGCAAAACCAGCTCATAGAATTTTTGCCCTTATGGATTCGTAAAAAATATCAGTTGGCAGACTATAATTATGCAATAAACAATATACATTTTCCAGAATCAGATCATAGTTACTTTGTTGCCAGAAATCGTTTGGTATTTGAAGAACTTTTTTTGCTTCAACTAGGTCTTATGAGTATTAAAAAACAAATGGAACAAGAAAGAAAAGGCTTTGCCTTTAAACCCATAAGTGAACTTGAGGATTTTATTCGTGGGCTTCCTTTTGAATTAACAAAGGCTCAGCAAAGAGTCGTTGATGAAATTAAAGAAGATATGAGCAGTGATAAGGTAATGAACAGGCTGGTTCAAGGGGATGTTGGCTCAGGAAAAACCATTATCGCAGCCATAGCGTTATTTATAGCCGTTAAAAATAACTACCAAGGGGTTATGATGGCACCTACTGAAGTACTGGCGACACAGCATTATCAAGGATTAATGCCCATTTTGGAACAATTCAATATAAAGACGGGATTACTTACAGGTTCTCTGACAAAAAAGCAAAAAGAAAATATTCTAAAGCAAATTGCTGAAGGTGACATAGATATCGTTTTCGGAACTCATGCCCTGATTCAAGAAAATGTTGCCTTTAAATCTCTAGGGCTAGTCATTACCGATGAACAGCATCGATTTGGTGTAAGACAAAGGACTATACTTTCTGATAAAGGAAACAATCCAGACGTTCTTATTATGACCGCAACTCCAATTCCAAGGACTTTAGCACTTATACTGTATGGAGATTTGGATATTTCTATTATTGACGAATTGCCTCCCGGAAGACAAAAAATAGACACATACAGCGTAGACTCTTCTTACAGACATCGAGTTTATCAGTTTATAAAGAAAGAACTGATGAGCGGAAGGCAGGCTTATATCATTTGCCCGATGGTGGAAGAATCTGATGAACAAGAACTACAATCGGTTCTTTCATATACGGAGAAAATCAAACATGAGTTTGAAGGATATCATATAAGCTATTTGCACGGTAAAATGAAACCTAAAGAGAAACAAAAAATAATGGAAGGATTTTTAAATGGGGAAATTCACATATTAGTATCAACTACAGTTATAGAAGTAGGTGTCAACGTTCCCAATGCAACCATTATGCTCATAGAAAATGCAGAACGTTTTGGATTAGCACAGCTTCATCAGCTGCGAGGAAGAGTTGGAAGAGGGAAGTTTAAGTCCTATTGCATTTTAATAACCGATTCTAAAAGTAAAGTTACAATGGAACGGATGAAAGTCATGAAAAAAACAAATAATGGATTTGAAATTTCAGAAACCGATTTACAAATTAGGGGGCCGGGAGAATTTTTCGGAACAAGGCAGCATGGACTTCCAGATTTGAAAATTGCTAATTTATACAAAGACATTTCTGTTTTAAAAAAGGCTCAAGAAGCATGTCTTGAGGCATTAAATATGGATCCTTATTTGGAAAGAGAAGAGCATAAACTATTAAAAAATAAAGTGAATCAGCTTATTAATGAAAAAATAAAAGATCTTTCTTTATAG
- the coaD gene encoding pantetheine-phosphate adenylyltransferase: protein MKIGIYPGTFDPVTYGHLDVIKRASKVVDYLIVGVLCNVRKQPLLTLQERIQLLESVTDDLPNISIESFSGLLVEFAKQKNANVIIRGLRAVTDFEYELQLAQSNQYLNSDIETIFLATNVQYSFLSSSMVKEIAQFGGNVDALVPPKVAEFLRTKYR, encoded by the coding sequence ATGAAAATCGGAATTTATCCCGGTACTTTCGACCCAGTTACTTATGGGCATCTTGATGTTATAAAAAGAGCTTCTAAAGTTGTCGATTATTTAATTGTAGGAGTATTGTGCAATGTTAGAAAACAACCTCTTTTGACACTTCAAGAACGGATTCAGCTGTTGGAGAGTGTAACAGACGATTTGCCGAATATTAGTATAGAATCTTTTTCAGGCCTTTTGGTTGAATTTGCAAAGCAGAAAAATGCCAATGTCATTATTAGGGGACTAAGAGCCGTAACGGACTTTGAATATGAACTCCAATTGGCACAGTCAAATCAATATTTAAACAGTGATATTGAAACAATTTTTCTTGCAACCAATGTACAGTATTCATTTTTAAGTTCCAGTATGGTTAAAGAAATTGCACAATTTGGCGGGAATGTTGATGCTTTAGTTCCGCCGAAAGTAGCAGAGTTTTTACGCACAAAATATAGGTGA
- the rpmB gene encoding 50S ribosomal protein L28, protein MAKCDICQKGVHFGIQVSHSHRRSNKQWKPNIKRVKAIVNGANKTLNVCTRCLRSNAVARAN, encoded by the coding sequence ATGGCAAAATGTGATATCTGTCAAAAAGGTGTTCATTTTGGTATTCAAGTGAGCCACTCTCATAGAAGATCAAATAAGCAATGGAAACCAAATATCAAAAGAGTAAAAGCTATAGTTAACGGAGCAAATAAAACATTAAATGTATGCACAAGATGTTTACGCTCTAATGCGGTTGCTCGTGCAAATTAA
- the ylbJ gene encoding sporulation integral membrane protein YlbJ codes for MGAQKNSLKGSTLFFIAIVIFTVVGIIIFPQEVFNASKKGLLLWFNTVFPSLFPFMVGTYLLIELGVVRFIGILFEPIMRPLFNVPGVGAFAWVMGLTSGYPVGAKITADLRSKGEITQVEAQRLAAFSNNSGPLFILGAVSVGMLSNPGVGMFLLGIHYLSSFSVGLLFRFYKRDNACKNKSSNHLFKRALKQLILEQKNQSKKIGAILKESIIHSMDLIVQIGGFIILFSVIAELLKVFSIMDLFNQVLSPIFSFIGFDKNLINGWVLAVIEITNGINMMGSSSYPLDQQLILVNSVIAWGGISILMQTVSVISHSDIKVSVYVFAKFIQSVFAIIYTILLYPHIKAFQTHSVFNTFQYFNPQGHFLQTWTYICSCLCILFVMLNLITRKKACKKHTH; via the coding sequence ATGGGGGCACAGAAAAATTCTTTAAAAGGATCAACTCTTTTTTTTATTGCCATTGTTATTTTCACAGTGGTAGGAATAATCATTTTTCCTCAGGAGGTTTTTAATGCTTCAAAAAAAGGACTTTTGTTGTGGTTTAATACAGTATTTCCTTCTTTGTTTCCTTTTATGGTAGGCACCTATCTATTGATCGAATTAGGGGTTGTCCGTTTTATTGGCATATTGTTTGAACCCATCATGCGTCCACTTTTTAATGTTCCAGGGGTTGGAGCATTTGCATGGGTTATGGGACTTACTTCGGGTTATCCAGTAGGTGCTAAAATCACGGCTGATTTACGCTCAAAAGGGGAAATTACTCAAGTAGAAGCCCAGCGTTTAGCTGCCTTTTCAAACAACAGCGGCCCCCTGTTTATCTTGGGAGCCGTATCCGTAGGAATGCTTTCAAATCCTGGTGTAGGAATGTTTCTTTTAGGAATTCATTACTTGTCTTCTTTTTCAGTAGGGCTTTTGTTTAGATTCTATAAAAGAGACAATGCATGCAAAAACAAAAGCTCTAATCACCTTTTTAAAAGAGCTCTAAAACAGCTTATATTGGAACAAAAGAATCAGTCTAAAAAAATTGGTGCTATTCTTAAAGAAAGCATTATTCACTCAATGGATTTAATTGTTCAAATAGGAGGCTTTATTATTTTATTTTCCGTTATAGCCGAATTGTTAAAAGTATTTTCAATAATGGATCTGTTTAACCAAGTGTTATCCCCTATTTTCTCATTTATTGGCTTTGATAAAAACCTAATAAATGGATGGGTTCTTGCAGTCATAGAAATAACAAATGGAATAAATATGATGGGTTCATCCTCTTATCCGCTGGACCAGCAATTAATTCTTGTCAATTCAGTAATAGCATGGGGAGGAATATCCATTCTTATGCAGACCGTTAGTGTCATCAGCCATTCAGATATTAAAGTTTCCGTTTATGTCTTTGCCAAATTCATTCAATCCGTCTTTGCTATTATTTATACCATTCTTCTTTATCCTCATATAAAAGCTTTTCAAACCCATTCAGTGTTTAATACTTTTCAGTACTTTAATCCACAGGGGCATTTTTTACAAACATGGACGTACATATGCAGCTGCTTATGCATTTTGTTTGTCATGCTAAATCTTATTACAAGAAAAAAAGCGTGCAAAAAGCACACGCACTGA
- a CDS encoding Asp23/Gls24 family envelope stress response protein: MVGNLMNEYGNIFIENEVIARIAGLTAMECYGIVGMATKNVTDGLVQLLRKESLTKGIKVYINENGVTLDFHIIVEYGTKISAVADNLINTVKYKIEEFIGLKVEKINIFVEGVRVDN; this comes from the coding sequence ATGGTTGGTAATTTAATGAATGAATACGGAAATATTTTCATAGAAAATGAAGTGATCGCTCGTATTGCCGGACTAACAGCAATGGAATGTTATGGAATCGTAGGTATGGCAACCAAAAATGTTACCGATGGTTTAGTACAATTGCTTAGAAAAGAGAGCCTCACTAAAGGTATTAAAGTATATATAAACGAAAATGGCGTTACTCTTGATTTTCATATTATCGTTGAATATGGTACAAAAATTTCTGCTGTAGCAGACAATTTAATTAATACCGTTAAATATAAAATTGAAGAATTTATTGGACTAAAAGTAGAAAAAATTAATATTTTTGTCGAAGGTGTTCGAGTAGACAATTAA